The DNA sequence TGTCAAAGCATGTTTGGTTGCTGTTATTTTCTACTCGTGTGATCTTTTGCAAAATAATTGCGAAAGATCTACGGATTGAAATAGGAAACTTGTTAATTACAGCGATGCGGTAAGGTTTCGGAAGGGGAGGCCCCACAACTTTCCATTATTGGTTTGTTTTAGCTGACTGTCCCACGAGCTAAGTGAGTGCGATGCTTGCAGAGAGAACCCATTAGTCTGCGAGCATGCGCACTATCACGCACAGGCATTTAAAAGTAGGGGGCAAAGAAGATCTTCCAGCTTTGAATAAAGTTTTCGTTCTTTGCTGGAAGCTCCCATGCCGTTTGCGTTACGATGATAGCCTGGGTGCTTACAACGGTGGCTGCCGGACTGCTTGCGCTCGCGGTCTTCCAAAAGATTGTTTATCCTTACTTTTGGGATGACTTGATTTATTACCTCAAACTTCGAAAAGTCGGACGGGTGACGAGTCGCAGGATGAAGAATGGGGTTATCACGTACCTCGACTGCTTTGTTGAGCAGACGAGGAGAATCCCAGAAAAACCGTTCATTGTTTTCGAGGACCAAGTTCTTACCTACGGATACGTGGACAGACGGAGCAACAAAGTGGCACAGGTATTCAGGACGGTGGGTCGTGCGAAAAAGGGAGACACCGCCGCGCTACTGATGAGCAACGAGCCggattttatttgtgtttggtttggACTCAGCAAACTGGGCTGCCAGGTCGCGTTTCTCAACTTTAACGTCAAATCCAAGTCACTTCTTCACTGCATCGACAGCTGTGGGGCCAAAGTACTCATCGTAGGCTCAGGTATACTTAATGAAAGGTGATATTTGCACAAAACTTGTAAAGAAATGTATCTTTGTTGCTACAGAGTTTCAGTCATATTCTCGCATTATCGGCAATCGAGTTTGGCGTAGGCTAGTCCGCGCACGCTGGTTGACATGTTTTCATGCGTGTATGGACTACCCACGCTTACCTTACGCACAGCACACTAATGAGCGAGTGACATCATTGTGGAATGCGGTATCCTGGCAACACTGACCGATATTGTTAGCCGATGAGACTAAAggaccaaaaatatttttcgcaattctgtagctagctaacaagtgAAGGTTTATTGTATGTTGCTCCCTTAAAGAACGAGCTCACAAAGTGCTTCTCAGACTCGCATGTAAGTATAAGTAAAACAGATCAATTTTAGATCGagataaaaaattataaaacggacataaaaaaaaggaaccacACAAGAAAGACCAAGCAGGACCATAAACTGAAAGCCAGTCTGCACAGGTGAGATTTCAGCTGTCAGGTAAAGGAGTCCACAGAGCCCACAGATCTTAAATCTGTGGGGAGGCCGTTCCACAGTTTGGGAGCCACTGTGGCAAAAGCCCCATCTCCCTTTGTTTTTAATCTGGATCTGGGGACTGGTAGCAACCCGTTCTGTGAAGACCTAAGGTCGTATTGGTGTCATAAGGGCTAAGAAGCTTGCTAATATAGGCCGGTGCCTGACCATGCAGTGCCCTATATGTGACAACAAGAATTTTGAAATTAATCCTTAATTTGATCCTTAAAATTTGATGGGAAGCCCGTGAAGCAAGGCTAAAGTAGGAGTGATGTGGGACCATCTACTGGATCTCGTTAACTGCCTGGCAGCAGCAGTCTTAACCACTTCAAGATGGCTGAGAGAGGATTTACTGAGAGAAGAGGGCCATCACAGTAGTCCAGACATGAGGAAACAAAAGCACGGACTATCCCCTCCAATGCTGACTTAGACACTAACGACCTAAGTATAACAATGTTCCTCTgttggaaaaaaacaagaacgaGTCAGCATCTTAATGTGCCGACCAAAATTCATTGACTGGTCGAAAAAAATGCCTAAATTTCTAAAGTTGGACCTGACAGCTGTAGACAGGGAACCAAGGCTTAGCTTAGCCTTGTTCTTCCAGAACCAATAACCAGAACTTCGGGTTTATCTGCATTGAGCTGCAAGAAATTGTTAGCCAATCAGTCCTTAATAGCGGTCAAACAATCCATTGAAACATGCAATTTATTCAACTGCTCTGGTTTGGAACTGTGTATCATCTGCGTAGCAGTGTTAAGAAATGCCTGTAAATTGACAAATAATCTGTCCTAGGGGAAGCATATACGAGGTGAACAGAATAGCCTTTGGGACACACCACACAGTGATGACACACTAGTTACTGAAACAGACACCGAAAAATTGAAATCTGAAAGGTATGAGGACAACCAGTCCTGGGCAGCCCCAGCAATACTGACCCGCTACCTAAGCCTCACAAGCAGGATGTTGAGGGCAAAGGTGTCGAAGGCAGCGCTAAGATCCAGTAGCATCACAACAGAGCGTTCACCAGCATCAGCGTGCATCAagatggggcgacatagcttgggaggtaagaccgattgtctggcggtcggagggttgccggttcaaaccccgccctgggcgtgtcgaagtgtccttgagcaagacacctaacccctgactgctctggcgaatgagaggcatcacttgtaaagcgctttggataaaagcgctatataaatgcagtccatttaccaagatGTCTTTAGCAACTCTGCTGTTTCACTGCAATGCTTCTGACGGAAAGCAGACTGGAATTTATCAAAGATGTTACATGCCTCCAAGATATTCATAAGCTGTTCAGACACTGCTTTTTCAAGGATCTTAGAAATAAGGGGCAATTTAGAAATAGGCCGCCGCCTATAGTTCTTGGGCAAGGATGAGTCgagataagatttttttttaaggagaggCTGAACTGTTTGAAGAAGACAGGAACACAACCTGATTCAAGGGAGTGATTGATAATGAGTAACAAGCAAGGTCCAATAAACCccagtatatttttttaacaggggAGTGGGTAAGATGTCTAAGGGACTTGACAATGGCTTTAATCTGAAGCAGTGAGGGCTTGTAAATAAATAGGTAAAAAGGAGTCCAAAACTACTGGCTGAGATGGACTGCTGGTAACAGGTGTGCATGTAGGGAAACTATTATACTTTATATCTCTGACTTTCTCAACGAAAAACGAGAGAACATTATATTACAATCAGAAACCAggccaggtcaaaacctagtatatggctggaccggccgaccaatggtgtgacttcatacctcggccgaccaatggtgtaacttcatcactcactcagtcactcactcattccgaaaatgtttttttccccctccgcagATTTAGTGAGTTCCCTCGACGAGGTGCTGAGCACCCTGCAGGACAACGGAATCGATCTGTGGGTGGTGGACACGAGCACCCCTCACAAGGGGGTGCACACGCTTCTGGATAAGATGGAGACGGCGTCCGATGCGCCCCCGCCAGCGGAGGGGCCCCCGCGAACGGACATCATGTCCACCTTCCTGCTTATATTCACATCAGGCACGACAGGTACGCCGTCTTTGCTCACAAAAACGCGGGTTTTGGAGAAAATGGTTTGCAGAGGGCTGTCGGTGGCTCAGCCGGATAAGGCTCCGCTCTTAAACCGCGTGGATGAACTCCCGGCGGTCCCCCGGGATCGAATCCTGACCGCGCCTGCGCAGACCGTGGCCAGTAGCCCCGCAAGGATACACATCTCATTGTTCTCTAGCGCCACCCTGTTGGTCGAGCGGGTGCCTGCAAGCTCACCTGTTAAGCTACACATGAAgagtcttcctccaactcataTCTGTGCGCACCCGAACAAATGTGGAAAGGATGTGCAGTTTGACATCCCGCGCTTGTCTGTGCTGTCAGTTATACGAGCGCTGATATATGACTGGCAGTCCAAATTGGGAGAAGAGAGGCAAAATCAACCAAAGAttatacaaattttttttgttaaataataaaaaaatatatataaaatttagGAAAATCTGAGAACCTCAAGTAAAAGATTTTCCAAAATCTGTGTAGGGTATTCCACCCAGGTGAAAGTTTTGGGAATACGAAACAAACCCCTTTAAATGTTCAAGATGACATTAACAGAggaatatataatgtaaaaatgcattgcatttttttaaggtTCAGAAACCTCAGTTAATTATACCAGCTTCTCCATTGACAGCCATAGCAtctctctcattcattttcatgaggATAGCAGCAGAAACTCTGGTGTTCCCTGCACAGGCCAGCCCAGCTTTCTCTTAAACGCATTTTAATATTGGCACGGACACAACAGGCTTCGATAAGGGTCATTCCACGTGGCTCGCAGGGTGCTCCTGTTCCAGCCGTCCAGCCGGCGATGCCAGAGTTGAGGTCATTCGGGAGCTAAATCTGCATAACTCTCCACTTCCTTTTTTGCGCGAGCGAATGGAATGTGTTTCAGATCAGCGCTCTCGGGGAGCGAGTCTGAGCGGGTCTGTCTTACCGCACGGTAGCAGAGAGTGCGCCTCCGTGCCCCGTcaaaacactgcccccccccccctttccattACCTTTATGTGCTTATGGACCCTGGCCAGGAAAATCCCCCCAGCTATGGAAATACAAGCTGAATTGAAAGCTGTTAAGTGTGTCCTGGTATCAGTGGTGCAGCAGAGGCTGATATCGGCACTGCAGAGATCAGTATCAATGCTGGTATCAGTGCTGGTAtcagcaccacagagacttgTATCAGTGATGCAGAGACTGGTATCAGGGCTGGTATCAGTGTTGCAGAGACTGGTATCAGTGCTCCAGAGACTGGTATCGGCACTGCAGAGACTGGTATTAGCGCTGGTATCAGTGCTGCAGAGAATGGTATTGGTGGAAACCAGGGCGTTCCTGCTACCAgcgggttaaaaaaaaaacacacaagactGAAGCCTCTAGCGCCTCCAGCTCATGAAGATCTGGGACAAAGGTTTAGACAGTTAGTCTTCCTGGAATAAAAACGTTTCTCCATCCTCTCTGAGAACAATACAGATTCCTGGTGTGTCCACGTGGGAACGACCACTTCCAAAGCGAAAACACATTTTACGTCTTCGCAGACTTGAATCGGGACTTGTTGTTAAAAAGCATCTCATGAGGAACATGTTACGCGATTCATCTGGCAGACGGTGAAGGAGAAGGCTTGCTTTCAGCGGATCATTTCCAAAACGCTAATCTTTCACAGTGTATGCAGACAGGCTATATGCGTTGCGAAACGTCCACCCTGGTGAGATTCAATATAACTGACAGAGGACTCGACTCCATTAAGCAACCTCAGTACTGCGAGGTCTGACCACGTTAAAACTCGGACGTGAGTTAAGTTCGACCTACTTAAGGGGTGGCGCCTTGATAATAAATCTGTTCATCAGTTACTTATTCTGATGAATCACTAGATCAAGAAGCACAAATGGAAATAATCAGTCAGGCTTGAATaccaaaataaattctgaacTTCAATGCTGACTAACCAGGAAAACAATAAGCAGAGTGGGAGGACTTTGAACTTTATCCACAACTCAGACTAATTAGAACATGAagccacacatttaaaaactgttCTCTCCGGGCCTGATTTGCTAAGACCTTTAAGCGCACACGCAAAACCAACAACACGACCAACGATTGGTGCAGAACAAACACCGTGACCAATCACGGGCCGTGTTATTGTGTGCTGAAAGGTCCCGGCGAATCAGGCGCTCCGTGCTGTCTGCTTCCTCCCTCGCAGGACTCCCCAAGGCGGCGCACATCAGCCACCTGAAGGCGGTGATGTGCATGTGCTTCCTGCGCCTGTGCGGAGCCACGCCCGGGGACCGCGTCTACGTCTCCATGCCGCTCTACCACATGTCCGCCACCCTCCTCGGCCTCGGGGGGTGCATCGACCTCGGTACCGACATCGCCCCGGTGTCCTcatgctactactgctactgctgctaatgctactgataatgctactgctaatgctgctgctactactgctactgccgctaatgctactgctaatgctgctgctgctgatactgctactactgctgctgctaatgctactactgcgaatgctactgctgctgctgctgatactgctactactgctgctgctaatgctactactgctaatgctactgctaatggtgctgctgctgatactgatactactactgctaatgctgctactactgctgctaatgctactgctaatgctgctgctgctattactgatactactactgctaatgctgatactgctgctactactgctactaatgctgctgctactactacttatAATGATAATGTGTTGCCCTCTCGCCCAtagggataggctccagcacatGGCCATGATATGTATTCCCACAGATACTCTACACGGCCATATCCCTGAGTGTTCACGTACGGAATTCTGTCCGTCTGTATTTTCTGACCTCAGGAGCCACGTGTGTTTTGAAAAGGAAGTTTTCCGCGAGCCAGTTTTGGAAGGACTGCCAGAAGTACGACGTCACGGTGTTTCAATACATCGGAGAACTCTGCCGGTATCTGGTTAACCAGCCCAAGGTAAGACCTGCCTTTGAGCCGTGTGTTGTATTTTAGAGTTTGTGGGGTTAACTGGGCTGGGTGTCTTTGTGCTTTGCAAGAATTTCTTCAAACAACAAAGGTTCCTTTGATTAAACGATGTTATTAGGAAGCAGATACCGTATCTGCGAAATTAAACCTTGGTGAGGCATGCCTCATTGTGAAGCTAAACTAAAAATCAATGCGATGACTTAATAATGATAAAGCTCCCAGGCCAGTCGCTTCCACAGAGTCCTCTAGCCATTGTTCTACACTCCATTTAagataatgaatgcatttaatatCAGATTctattatccagagcaacctGCACAGCTCGAGTTCCAGTTCGTATACagtccagttatacagctggatatcgACTGAAGTCGTGCAGGTTAGATACCCTACTGAAGGGTAAAACCGCAGAGCTCTGGCTTTCTTAACATTTATGAAACATAACTTATGCTTTTcagtggttatttatttatttaaaagggatAAAAGGGAAGGGTACATTTTTTGCGCTCttcatattttgaatattttaatgtttatctgttGTCGTGGGTATATTTATTGTGACGTGGTTGCCACTATGCTGCAGACCAAATTCACCCATTGGGATAATAAAGACCCTAACTAACGAACTAACTACCTAACTAACTAACTGCCTAATTAccaaactaactaactaactaccTAACTGCCTAATTCCCAAattaactaactaactaactaactaactaactgcCTAATTacctaactaactaactaactaactgcCTAATTAccaaactaactaactaactaccTAACTAACTGCCTAATTCCCAAattaactaactaactaactaactaactaactgcCTAATTACCTAACTAACTAACTGCAGTCCCGGCTGGGTGTGAAACCCCTTTTAAATCAGACCAACCCTTTTCCCGCCTCTCCGCCAGGTTGCCGAGGAGACGGCTCACCGCGTGCGCATCGCCGCGGGCAGCG is a window from the Anguilla rostrata isolate EN2019 chromosome 14, ASM1855537v3, whole genome shotgun sequence genome containing:
- the LOC135239472 gene encoding long-chain fatty acid transport protein 6; protein product: MIAWVLTTVAAGLLALAVFQKIVYPYFWDDLIYYLKLRKVGRVTSRRMKNGVITYLDCFVEQTRRIPEKPFIVFEDQVLTYGYVDRRSNKVAQVFRTVGRAKKGDTAALLMSNEPDFICVWFGLSKLGCQVAFLNFNVKSKSLLHCIDSCGAKVLIVGSDLVSSLDEVLSTLQDNGIDLWVVDTSTPHKGVHTLLDKMETASDAPPPAEGPPRTDIMSTFLLIFTSGTTGLPKAAHISHLKAVMCMCFLRLCGATPGDRVYVSMPLYHMSATLLGLGGCIDLGATCVLKRKFSASQFWKDCQKYDVTVFQYIGELCRYLVNQPKVAEETAHRVRIAAGSGLRPDVWREFRRRFGNVRIRESYGLTEASVGFVNYTAEPGPIGRAGYFNKLSLPFEFLKYDPVTYEPVRNDAGRCVKSNRGETGILVAPVTAMNPFLGYAGNRALSEKKLLRDVLREGDVYFNSGDLMLRDHRDFVYFRDRVGDTFRWKGENVATTEVAEVLGGVDFLQDANVYGVSVPGYEGRAGMAAVVLKPDQTLDGEKLYNHLRENLPAYSWPWFLRVQPALDMTETFKQRKRKLVEDGFCPQHVLEPLYFLHASERTYVPLTECLYDDIVSGKVRL